A single window of Plasmodium malariae genome assembly, chromosome: 8 DNA harbors:
- the PmUG01_08041900 gene encoding conserved Plasmodium protein, unknown function gives MRRRFAEIVQRRIFVKNRNVLFIHIQRNYVNVPRLNTLKDMDMYAIRKNVELCKKKNVKIKDVWNNFLYILILKLCNNEMHNYVDFMIILKLLSKYISLDKRVMVFICEKLEQDMYKLSIRELNLLLLILRKNNFDSSYFINLICKSILMKINKNVSYKDLALISFSLSSNTTILDEKVFTNEIFNFTILKIYNDLKNINYHTLSLFFYSFSLYFINNFDYFNSFFYMIKNFIKNIKRNMDSFNSTDLMFTFISSMHIYNSFRTNSTSVTSVSKSSSLYVEKNAHITPPSLNGYLNNIPAHASCRRVTREGGDTLNKGKSKVQLTKLEKRFDSNNGAEEGKLSTISNLVKEDSGKYRRAAHRGMYSSIKEESTENFNLPIEPIDSVEKQCQNDLKKKEFILEDLIDSIKIVIAEKLKCFKVEEAVNILFASLCRNFTFNKKYFNIFNKHRINVQDYINVCIKTEYKKCMEEEQEDEKEEEKLDYILKINTTNNNLHNDETFINIVMEEIIYRNDCLSIKQIILLLYLLSNSNVMYLQFEKIILKRLACMEKELNKKEIMFIYQFLYLRTCLFPELKKYSLKIYEQDSNKTVVICNINKDTKKSSVRISNEYAKETTIFNDKKNYENNNVYYMHDDVLYLKKKRKRDKNKIFLYDNFIFKYPAQVRINEKSDNFENVRNLNCFIDIKRRREEMDDHVFSKNRKLINEEKCNEFKISADKKCNSIQTQSSSISCTHNSKSTSVASNITKTIPCSNIGESPNIFAFGKKVFPSYNVIDEYRINCYNLQLDVYKIVCLKLLDWLRNEKLASCTTIIDILCIYEKLNVRDYRIIRYMYTLKKKILYLDNKYIIKIMNIILKFNLYSILQYLNIDKFLKFMTFNSLDESIEILNLVGMLSVIYGKNSYHNFPAFNIENIIIYILKNFKKLIITKQLKRANITNVYNSLPLKLYKLFKNVQCMEDDAVKRTCARYDAIGAYNYDGYQIASFEEKSDLVWSGKNMKNFCIYNVDDVNLKEVKIKPSTYTMGSVRNNIEVNSYIYEYRDVEDELYEDLLLMFGKNVEIYKDINISNYAFPMAINLLTLNHHQGEGNNHSLIRMNMCSNGWSNECIIERSNQCNREWSRGHNSKHGHDKTLELNKKNFLLVDILYSHDFYYSLNEAKQNKLKKRHVYVCYFGSHVNKMNKRIINYKKYTILRLIKKRGYNYICIDAKTYVKNKKNKKSDNSLNKIYISNLILDLLERKKRTNVLYRKGGRSKSSIVEAHTNKLLVYHLKNKTSAFAAIKNYRLKSANTSLFIRRNKNESKTYAQGKTLYTDGDTEKKRAKEKPPSNHLTKLKHMFQSV, from the coding sequence ATGAGACGGAGATTTGCGGAAATCGTCCAAAGAcgtatatttgtaaaaaacaGGAATGTgttattcatacatatacaaaggAACTATGTGAATGTACCTAGATTGAACACATTGAAGGATATGGATATGTATGCTATTAGGAAAAATGTAGAattgtgtaaaaaaaaaaatgtaaaaatcaAAGACGTgtggaataattttttatacatacttATACTAAAATTGTGTAATAACGAAATGCATAATTATGTTGACTTTATGATCATATTAAAACTTTtgagtaaatatatttctttagaCAAAAGGGTTATGGTTTTTATATGTGAGAAATTAGAACAAGATATGTACAAATTGAGCATAAGAGAATTAAATTTactactattaatattaagaaaaaataattttgatagttcatattttattaatttaatatgtaaatctattttaatgaaaattaataaaaatgtatctTATAAAGATTTAGCTCTAATATCATTTAGTTTGTCAAGTAATACTACTATATTAGATGAAAAGGTATTTACGaatgaaatttttaacttcactattttaaaaatttacaacgatttaaaaaacataaattatcATACCTtgtctttgtttttttattcattcagtttatattttattaacaattttgattattttaattcttttttttatatgatcaaaaattttattaaaaatataaaaagaaatatggaCTCTTTCAATTCCACTGACTTAATGTTTACCTTTATTTCATCCATGCACATTTACAATTCTTTTAGAACTAATTCTACTAGTGTAACAAGTGTTAGTAAATCAAGCTCGTTAtatgtagaaaaaaatgCACACATTACTCCACCTTCATTAAACggatatttaaataatatacctGCACATGCTAGTTGTCGAAGAGTTACGAGGGAAGGGGGGGATACTCTGAATAAGGGCAAGTCTAAAGTACAGTTAACCAAATTAGAAAAAAGGTTTGACTCTAATAATGGTGCAGAGGAGGGAAAGTTAAGCACTATTTCGAATTTAGTAAAAGAGGATTCTGGTAAGTACAGGAGGGCTGCTCATCGTGGTATGTACTCGTCAATAAAGGAGGAAAGTACagaaaattttaacttaCCCATTGAACCAATAGACAGTGTTGAGAAACAGTGTcaaaatgatttaaaaaaaaaagaatttattttagaGGATCTAATTGATAGCATTAAAATAGTAATTGcagaaaaattgaaatgcTTCAAGGTGGAAGAAGCAGTAAACATTCTGTTTGCATCGTTATGTAGAAACTTTACCTTCAACAAAAagtattttaacattttcaaTAAACATAGAATAAACGTACAAGATTATATTAATGTGTGCATAAAAACTGAGTACAAAAAGTGTATGGAGGAGGAGCAGGAAGacgaaaaagaagaagaaaaactcgattacattttaaaaattaataccaCGAACAACAATTTGCACAATGATGAAACTTTTATTAACATAGTGATggaagaaataatttatcgAAATGATTGTTTAagtataaaacaaataattttattgctttatttattaagtaaCTCAAATGTGATGTATCTacaatttgaaaaaataatacttaaGAGATTAGCATGCATGGAAAaggaattaaataaaaaagaaattatgttcatatatcaatttttatatttaaggaCATGTTTATTTCCGGagctaaaaaaatattccttaaaaatttatgaacagGACAGTAACAAAACGGTcgttatatgtaatataaataaagatacaaaaaaaagcAGTGTACGTATAAGTAACGAATATGCAAAGGAAACTACCATTTTtaacgataaaaaaaattacgagaataataatgtttattatatgcatgatgatgtattatatttgaaaaaaaaaagaaaaagagataagaataaaatttttttgtatgacaattttattttcaaatatccTGCACAAGTcagaataaatgaaaaaagtgacaattttgaaaatgtGCGAAATTTGAACTGTTTTATAGATATTAAAAGGAGAAGAGAAGAAATGGATGATCATgtcttttcaaaaaatagaaaattaataaatgaagagAAATGTAACGAGTTCAAGATAAGTGCagataaaaaatgtaattctATTCAAACTCAAAGTAGTAGTATCTCTTGCACGCATAATAGTAAGTCTACTTCTGTGGCTAGTAATATTACGAAAACCATCCCATGCAGTAACATTGGTGAAAGTCCTAACATTTTTGCGTTTggaaaaaaagtttttccATCCTACAACGTCATTGATGAGTATAGAATTAACTGCTACAATTTGCAGTTGGATGTTTACAAAATTGtttgtttaaaattattgGACTGGTTAAGGAATGAAAAATTAGCTAGCTGTACTActattattgatatattatgtatttatgaaaaattaaatgtaagagattatagaattataagatatatgtatactttaaaaaaaaaaattttatacttagacaataaatatataataaaaattatgaacataattttaaaatttaatttatatagcatattacaatatttgaatatagATAAATTTCTTAAGTTTATGACTTTCAATTCATTGGATGAAAGTATagaaattttgaatttaGTTGGTATGTTATCAGTTATTTATGGTAAAAATTCATATCATAATTTTCCTGCATtcaatatagaaaatattattatttacattttgaaaaatttcaaaaagtTAATTATCACCAAGCAGTTAAAAAGAGcaaatataacaaatgtGTATAACAGTTTGCCTCTTAAATTGTACAAATTGTTTAAAAATGTGCAATGTATGGAGGATGATGCAGTGAAACGAACATGTGCTCGTTATGATGCCATTGGTGCTTATAATTATGATGGTTATCAAATCGCTAGTTTTGAGGAAAAAAGTGACCTTGTCTGGTCAGgtaaaaacatgaaaaatttttgcatttataaTGTGGATGATGTGAATTTGAAGGAAGTGAAAATTAAACCATCTACATATACAATGGGAAGTGTACGAAACAACATTGAGGTGAACAgttacatatatgaatatagaGATGTCGAAGATGAGCTGTATGAAGACCTGTTGTTAATGTTTGgtaaaaatgtagaaatttataaagacataaatatttcaaattatgCATTTCCAATGGCCATTAATTTGTTAACATTAAATCATCATCAGGGAGAAGGAAATAATCATAGCTTAATTCGTATGAACATGTGCAGCAACGGATGGAGCAACGAGTGTATTATCGAAAGGAGCAACCAATGTAACAGAGAATGGAGCCGCGGACATAACAGTAAACATGGTCATGATAAAACGTTAGAactgaataaaaaaaatttccttcTTGTTGACATATTGTATAGCCATGATTTTTATTACTCATTGAATGAggcaaaacaaaataaattaaagaaaaggCATGTATACGTGTGCTATTTTGGTAGTCAcgtaaataaaatgaacaagagaataattaattataaaaaatataccatACTAAGATTAATCAAAAAGAGAGGATACAATTACATTTGCATTGATGCAAAAACGtatgtgaaaaataaaaaaaataaaaaaagtgacAATAgcttaaataaaatttatataagtaatttAATACTCGATTTAttagaaaggaaaaaaagaacaaatgtATTATACCGAAAAGGGGGTAGAAGTAAAAGCAGCATTGTTGAAGCACATACTAATAAATTACTAGTCTatcatttgaaaaataaaacaagtgCATTTGCTgcgataaaaaattatagactCAAAAGTGCCAACACTTCCTTGTTTATAAGgcgaaataaaaatgaaagtaaaaCATATGCACAGGGAAAAACTTTATACACTGATGGAGAcacagaaaaaaagagagcAAAAGAAAAGCCCCCGTCTAACCACTTGACCAAGTTAAAGCATATGTTTCAGTCTGTTTAA
- the PmUG01_08042000 gene encoding conserved Plasmodium protein, unknown function translates to MLENLCIDLLKELYLAKYNFLLYLQLNNLPKREKGVSNKKGKEKRGYSSKGNLFLKCCTTTIHEKENYYLKFGRVKKKQRTKKRKRKKTFKGLRKHTMNMYKHYYKQLNGNKNKKNFYDELLYEHTDYNSSVECYNKTFLSLLLKYKKGNFILNKKCRTSIKNVNYVRNNDKKAERLKKGVSLCNYHDIKKEERCNYQFGKVPNGKYDDGKYDDGKYDDGKYDDGKYDDDKYDNGKYDDSKYHDNDDIHLLNNHLCKYICKDMYTFMPHYNFEKNPSTNSNSLNDILNNEKIAHILKKRKEIKGKVYIKNKKIIRLSSKKLNKHYINFFKKLHSFLNKIKIEKKKKKDNTTYGQNDNSQLLKTLLYLKKGSSTANGRNDDGHGRNIDTSTSSSTDRSTFSKTNNITVSQNVYNSNTIKRKHYKLCEAISMITYLKKSLYVIKMDVMYMFIFFTSYINRICAKLKKAY, encoded by the coding sequence atGTTGGAAAATTTATGCATTGATTTACTTAAGGAATTATACTTAGCGAAgtataattttcttctttatttacaACTGAACAATTTACCGAAACGAGAAAAAGGGGTAAGtaataaaaagggaaaagaaaaaagaggaTACAGTAGTAAGgggaatttatttttaaaatgttgtACTACCACTATTCATGAAAAAGAGAATTACTACTTAAAATTTGGACGTGTGAAAAAAAAGCagagaacaaaaaaaagaaaaaggaaaaagacaTTCAAAGGGTTGAGAAAACATACTATGAATATGTACAAACATTATTACAAACAACTGAAtggtaataaaaacaaaaaaaatttttatgatgaATTACTATATGAGCACACAGACTATAATTCATCTGTCgaatgttataataaaacgtttttatcattattgctcaaatataaaaaaggaaattttattttaaataaaaaatgtcgtacttcaattaaaaatgtaaattatgtTCGTAATAATGACAAGAAAGCAGAAAGGTTGAAAAAAGGCGTTTCGTTATGTAATTAccatgatataaaaaaagaggaaaggTGTAACTATCAATTCGGAAAGGTACCGAATGGTAAATACGACGATGGTAAATACGACGATGGTAAATACGACGATGGTAAATACGACGATGGTAAATACGACGATGATAAATACGACAATGGTAAATACGATGATAGTAAATACCATGATAATGACGATATACACCTTTTAAATAATCAtttgtgtaaatatatatgtaaagatatgtatacatttatgccACACtacaattttgaaaaaaaccCCAGTACAAACAGTAACAGCTTAAATGATATACTgaacaatgaaaaaattgcacacattttaaaaaaaagaaaagaaataaaaggaaaagtttatataaaaaataaaaaaatcatcCGTCTTTCTTCCAAAAAGTTGAATAAACACTACATCAacttttttaagaaattgCATTCGTTtcttaacaaaataaagatcgaaaaaaaaaaaaagaaagataacACAACATATGGTCAGAATGATAATAGTCAACTCTTAAAAACACTgttgtatttaaaaaaaggatcAAGTACTGCCAACGGTAGAAATGATGATGGACATGGCCGTAATATTGACACTAGTACTTCCAGTAGTACTGACCGTAGCACTTTCAGCAAGACAAATAATATTACCGTTTCTCAAAACGTGTATAACAGCAACACAATCAAAAGAAAACATTATAAATTGTGCGAAGCTATTTCAATGATTACctacttaaaaaaaagctTATACGTTATTAAAATGGATGtcatgtatatgtttattttttttacatcctATATAAACCGAATCTGCgcaaaattgaaaaaagctTACTAA